A window from Trinickia violacea encodes these proteins:
- a CDS encoding type II toxin-antitoxin system VapC family toxin codes for MVYVDTSVLVALCVNEPMSSAVSQWYAACTEEMASAAWCVTEFASALGIKQRTKQLSAEQGASAWQAFERLCAGDLQLLPIEPTTFHRAAVLTLDASTGLRAGDALHLAAALDAKAKTMATLDDVLAGNAKRMKIKAHVF; via the coding sequence ATGGTGTACGTTGACACGAGTGTACTGGTAGCACTGTGCGTGAATGAACCGATGAGTTCCGCCGTTTCGCAGTGGTACGCGGCGTGTACCGAAGAAATGGCCTCTGCGGCGTGGTGCGTGACCGAATTCGCGAGCGCTCTCGGCATCAAGCAACGGACGAAGCAACTGTCAGCCGAACAAGGGGCCTCTGCTTGGCAGGCGTTCGAGCGCCTATGCGCTGGCGACCTGCAGTTATTGCCAATCGAACCCACTACATTCCATCGTGCTGCCGTGCTCACCCTGGATGCGTCCACGGGCCTTCGTGCGGGTGATGCACTGCACCTCGCCGCCGCTCTCGACGCAAAGGCCAAAACCATGGCAACGCTCGATGACGTCCTGGCCGGCAATGCCAAGCGAATGAAGATTAAGG
- a CDS encoding AbrB/MazE/SpoVT family DNA-binding domain-containing protein, which yields MNLQIAKWGNSLALRIPADYVRHVGLKEGDEVQANLTVDGGISIRAAKWDRKAFAQELESTREAMPITESVMKELRHGARY from the coding sequence ATGAACCTGCAAATCGCGAAATGGGGCAATAGCCTTGCGCTGCGTATCCCCGCTGATTACGTTCGGCACGTAGGTCTCAAGGAGGGTGACGAGGTGCAGGCCAATCTGACCGTCGATGGCGGTATAAGCATTCGCGCGGCCAAATGGGACCGCAAGGCGTTCGCGCAGGAACTGGAGTCAACGCGCGAAGCGATGCCGATAACGGAGTCGGTCATGAAGGAACTGCGGCATGGGGCTCGCTATTGA